From one Trifolium pratense cultivar HEN17-A07 linkage group LG1, ARS_RC_1.1, whole genome shotgun sequence genomic stretch:
- the LOC123901637 gene encoding probable N-acetyl-gamma-glutamyl-phosphate reductase, chloroplastic, with protein sequence MSATAFSSICFNRAHSSNKDLTKQQNVKSHVKCSIKSGITTSSQNNVRVGVLGASGYTGSEIIRLLANHPHFGVALMTADRKAGQAISSVFPHLGTQDLPDLIAIKDADFSDVDAVFCCLPHGTTQEIIKGLPKHLKIVDLSADFRLRDVSEYEEWYGQPHRAPDLQKEAIYGLTEVLREEIKSARLVANPGCYPTSIQLPLVPLIKANLIQTSNIIVDAKSGVSGAGRSAKENLLFTEVTEGMNSYGVTRHRHAPEIEQGLADAAGSKVTISFTPHLIPMSRGMQSTIYVEMAPGVTIEDLYHQLQQSYENEQFVVLLENGVIPRTHSVKGSNYCLINVFPDRIPGRAIIISVIDNLVKGASGQALQNLNLIMGFPENLGLHYLPLFP encoded by the exons ATGAGCGCAACTGCTTTCAGTTCCATTTGTTTTAACAGAGCTCACTCTTCCAACAAG GACTTGACAAAGCAACAGAATGTGAAGTCGCATGTTAAGTGTTCGATCAAAAGTGGGATAACAACTTCTTCACAAAACAATGTTCGTGTTGGTGTTCTTGGAGCAAGTGGCTACACTGGTTCTGAG ATTATTCGGCTTTTGGCAAACCATCCACACTTTGGGGTTGCACTGATGACTGCTGATAGGAAAGCTGGACAGGCAATCTCATCTGTATTCCCTCATTTGGGCACACAA GATTTGCCAGATTTGATTGCAATAAAGGATGCAGATTTTTCTGATGTGGATGCTGTATTTTGTTGTTTACCACATGGAACTACGCAG GAAATAATTAAAGGCCTTCCGAAGCATTTGAAGATTGTTGATCTTTCTGCT GATTTTCGTTTAAGAGATGTTTCTGAGTATGAAGAGTGGTATGGTCAGCCACACAGGGCACCAGATTTGCAG AAAGAAGCTATATACGGATTAACAGAGGTTTTACGGGAGGAAATAAAGAGCGCGCGCCTAGTTGCTAATCCTGGTTGTTATCCAACTTCCATTCAACTTCCTCTTGTTCCACTGATAAAG GCCAATCTTATTCAGACTAGTAATATTATTGTTGATGCAAAATCTGGTGTTAGTGGAGCAG GTCGAAGTGCGAAAGAAAATTTATTGTTCACTGAAGTGACTGAGGGTATGAATTCTTATGGTGTTACTCGGCATCGCCATG CTCCAGAAATTGAACAGGGACTCGCCGATGCTGCAGGTTCAAAAGTAACCATTAGTTTTACCCCACACCTGATTCCAATG AGCCGTGGTATGCAATCAACTATTTATGTGGAAATGGCTCCAGGAGTAACAATTGAAGACTTGTACCATCAACTGCAACAATCATATGAG AATGAACAATTTGTTGTACTATTGGAAAACGGAGTCATTCCTCGAACTCATAGTGTTAAAGGATCAAATTACTGTTTAATCAATGTTTTCCCTGACCGAATTCCTGGAAGAGCAATCATTATATCTGTG ATTGATAACTTAGTGAAGGGAGCTTCAGGTCAAGCCTTACAAAATCTTAACCTAATAATGGGATTTCCAGAAAATTTGGGGCTTCATTACCTGCCTCTTTTTCCTTAA
- the LOC123921020 gene encoding uncharacterized protein LOC123921020: protein MSLPYPLSSTSASFQPPLLRFKGTSCFVEKRSCCLGIKPFSASQKTWPKISCAMNMSAHQSDDDRKLQLDQLIDKARKLWDRSPEPVKNFPWNTTLGNFIQLVLDLTLAVIKYLYVPVFTVTSISELSYCAHQRKLLLVPIPVLLGAAVAGILKETALKLSPRLRDAEVPWHLIAVTIFFTLIKLPGPYYPSLGRILIPHFANGVLLRTLWFAILWYRRPKALKILDSDN, encoded by the exons ATGTCTCTCCCTTATCCCTTATCTTCCACTTCCGCTTCTTTTCAACCTCCTTTACTCAGATTCAAG GGTACATCATGTTTTGTTGAGAAGCGCAGTTGTTGCTTAGGTATTAAGCCATTTTCTGCATCTCAGAAGACATGGCCCAAGATCTCATGTGCTATGAATATGTCAGCACATCAATCAGACGATGATAGAAAATTGCAACTTGACCAGCTAATAGATAAAGCCCGTAAGCTTTGGGACCGTTCTCCCGAGCCGGTGAAGAATTTCCCGTGGAACACAACACTGGGCAACTTCATTCAACTTGTTCTTGATCTTACTTTGGCTGTTATCAAATACCTATATGTACCTGTATTCACAGTTACCTCCATCAGTGAGTTATCGTACTGCGCGCATCAAAGAAAGCTACTTCTTGTTCCTATCCCTGTTCTCTTGGGAGCTGCTGTTGCTGGGATCCTTAAAGAGACTGCATTGAAGTTATCTCCACGGCTAAGG GATGCAGAAGTTCCATGGCATTTAATTGCCGTTACAAttttcttcacattgatcaaaTTGCCAGGTCCATATTACCCTTCTTTGGGACGTATACTTATTCCTCACTTTGCAAATGGGGTTCTGTTGAGGACTCTATGGTTTGCAATATTGTGGTACAGAAGACCTAAAGCATTGAAGATTTTAGACTCTGATAATTAG
- the LOC123921012 gene encoding serine/threonine-protein kinase SRK2E-like: MDPSMNHVGHGGMDIPIMHESDRYELVRDIGSGNFGVARLLRDKHTDQLVAVKYIERGDKIDENVQREIINHRSLRHPNIVRFKEVILTPTHVAIVMEYASGGELFERICNAGRFSEDEARFFFQQLISGVSYCHAMQVCHRDLKLENTLLDGSPAPRLKICDFGYSKSSVLHSQPKSTVGTPAYIAPEVLLKKEYDGKIADVWSCGVTLYVMLVGAYPFEDPQEPKNFRKTIHRILKVQYSIPDYVQISPECRHLISRIFVADPAQRISMPEIRNHEWFLKNLPADLMVGNTTNGHFQEPEQPMQTIEEIMQIISEATIPAAGTHQSLTQYLTGSLDIDDEMDEDIDTDPDLDIDSSGEIVYAM; the protein is encoded by the exons atggatccttcTATGAACCATGTTGGTCATGGAGGAATGGATATACCAATTATGCATGAAAGTGATAGGTATGAGCTTGTACGTGATATTGGTTCTGGAAATTTTGGGGTGGCTAGACTTTTGAGAGATAAACACACTGATCAACTTGTTGCTGTTAAGTATATTGAGAGAGGTGATAAG ATAGATGAAAATGTACAAAGAGAAATTATAAATCATAGATCACTGAGGCATCCCAATATTGTCAGGTTCAAGGAG GTCATACTTACTCCCACACATGTAGCTATTGTGATGGAATATGCTTCTGGTGGAGAGCTATTTGAGCGAATATGCAATGCAGGACGGTTCAGCGAGGATGAG GCACGGTTTTTCTTCCAACAACTTATATCAGGGGTTAGCTACTGTCATGCAATG caAGTATGTCACCGTGACTTGAAGTTGGAGAACACATTGCTCGATGGTAGTCCGGCTCCTCGTTTGAAGATTTGTGATTTTGGTTATTCAAAG TCCTCGGTGCTACATTCGCAACCAAAATCTACAGTCGGTACCCCTGCATATATCGCTCCTGAAGTTTTGCTTAAGAAGGAATATGATGGCAAG ATTGCAGATGTGTGGTCTTGCGGTGTGACCTTATATGTCATGTTGGTCGGTGCATATCCTTTTGAGGATCCACAGGAGCCTAAAAATTTCCGGAAGACTATTCAT AGGATTTTGAAAGTTCAATACTCAATTCCTGATTATGTTCAAATATCTCCCGAGTGCCGTCATTTGATCTCAAGGATCTTTGTTGCAGACCCTGCACAG AGAATAAGTATGCCTGAGATTCGAAACCACGAGTGGTTTTTGAAGAACCTTCCAGCTGATCTCATGGTCGGGAATACAACGAACGGCCACTTTCAGGAGCCTGAACAACCAATGCAAACAATTGAAGAAATCATGCAGATAATTAGTGAGGCTACTATTCCTGCAGCTGGAACTCATCAGTCTCTCACTCAGTATCTTACCGGTAGCTTGGACATTGATGACGAAATGGACGAGGATATAGACACTGATCCTGACCTTGATATCGATAGCAGCGGtgaaatagtttatgcaatGTAA